In Flavobacteriales bacterium, a single window of DNA contains:
- a CDS encoding nucleotide pyrophosphohydrolase: protein MTIQEAQKTVDEWINTTGVRYFNELTNMAMLTEEVGEVARIIARRYGEQSEKESDKNKDLGDEMADVLFVLICLANQTGVDLTEALKKNLEKKTARDSERHQNNPKLR, encoded by the coding sequence ATGACAATCCAAGAAGCGCAAAAAACCGTTGACGAGTGGATCAATACCACAGGCGTCCGTTATTTCAATGAGTTGACCAATATGGCCATGCTTACAGAAGAAGTAGGCGAGGTGGCGCGCATTATTGCTAGACGTTACGGTGAGCAATCTGAAAAGGAAAGCGACAAGAACAAAGACCTAGGCGATGAAATGGCCGATGTGCTGTTTGTATTGATATGTCTGGCCAATCAGACCGGTGTTGATCTTACAGAAGCATTAAAGAAGAACTTGGAGAAGAAGACGGCAAGGGATTCTGAAAGGCATCAGAATAATCCGAAACTTAGGTGA
- the atpD gene encoding F0F1 ATP synthase subunit beta, with protein sequence MSALTGKVAQIIGPVLDISFDNSNGELPKILDALEVTRPDGQVVTLECQQHVGENTVRAIAMDSTDGLSRGTEVRALGAPISMPIGEQVYGRLFNVVGDPIDGMADCDKTGGYPIHKAPPKFEELSTATEVLFTGIKVIDLIEPYAKGGKIGLFGGAGVGKTVLIQELINNIAKGHGGLSVFAGVGERTREGNDLLREMIEAGIIDYGDAFRHSMEEGGWDLSKVDPETLKKSKATFVFGQMNEPPGARARVALSGLTIAEYFRDGDEKSGGRDILFFIDNIFRFTQAGSEVSALLGRMPSAVGYQPTLATEMGLMQERITSTKRGSITSVQAVYVPADDLTDPAPATTFSHLDATTVLSRKIAELGIYPAVDPLDSTSRILMPSVVGDEHYNTAQRVKETLQRYKELQDIIAILGMDELSEEDKLIVSRARRVQRFLSQPFHVAEQFTGLKGVLVDIADTIKGFNMIMDGEVDEYPEAAFNLVGTIEEAIEKGKKLMAEA encoded by the coding sequence ATGTCAGCTCTAACAGGTAAAGTAGCTCAGATCATTGGTCCAGTTTTGGACATCAGCTTTGACAATAGCAATGGAGAACTTCCAAAAATTCTGGATGCACTTGAAGTAACTCGTCCAGATGGACAAGTTGTAACACTTGAGTGCCAACAACACGTGGGTGAGAACACCGTTCGTGCCATTGCAATGGATTCTACAGACGGTTTGAGCCGTGGAACTGAAGTTCGCGCTTTGGGTGCTCCTATTTCAATGCCAATTGGAGAGCAGGTTTACGGTCGTCTTTTCAACGTGGTTGGAGACCCGATTGATGGAATGGCTGACTGCGATAAAACTGGTGGTTATCCAATTCACAAGGCTCCACCAAAATTTGAAGAGCTTTCTACTGCAACTGAGGTTCTTTTCACTGGAATCAAGGTAATTGACCTTATTGAGCCTTATGCAAAAGGTGGTAAGATCGGTTTGTTCGGTGGTGCTGGTGTTGGTAAAACCGTACTTATTCAGGAGTTGATCAACAACATTGCCAAAGGACACGGTGGTCTTTCTGTGTTTGCAGGTGTTGGTGAAAGAACACGTGAGGGAAATGACCTTCTTCGTGAAATGATTGAGGCTGGTATCATCGATTATGGTGATGCTTTCCGTCATTCAATGGAAGAAGGTGGATGGGACCTTTCTAAGGTTGACCCAGAAACATTGAAAAAATCGAAAGCAACGTTCGTATTCGGACAGATGAACGAGCCTCCTGGGGCACGTGCTCGTGTTGCTCTTTCAGGATTGACAATTGCTGAGTATTTCCGTGATGGAGATGAGAAATCAGGAGGTCGCGACATCCTTTTCTTCATCGACAACATTTTCCGATTTACACAAGCAGGTTCTGAGGTTTCGGCTCTTCTTGGTCGTATGCCATCTGCGGTAGGTTACCAACCAACATTGGCAACTGAGATGGGATTGATGCAAGAGCGTATCACTTCAACTAAACGAGGGTCTATTACATCTGTGCAGGCGGTTTACGTACCTGCGGATGACTTAACTGACCCTGCACCAGCAACTACTTTCTCTCACTTGGATGCTACCACGGTACTTTCTCGTAAGATCGCTGAGTTGGGTATCTATCCTGCGGTTGACCCATTGGATTCAACTTCACGAATCCTTATGCCTTCTGTTGTTGGTGATGAGCACTACAATACGGCACAAAGAGTAAAAGAAACGCTTCAGCGTTACAAAGAACTTCAGGATATCATTGCCATCCTTGGTATGGATGAGCTTTCTGAAGAAGATAAATTGATCGTTAGTAGAGCAAGACGTGTACAACGTTTCCTTTCTCAACCATTCCACGTGGCAGAGCAGTTCACCGGACTGAAAGGTGTGCTTGTTGATATTGCTGATACCATCAAAGGTTTCAACATGATCATGGATGGTGAAGTAGATGAATACCCAGAAGCAGCTTTCAACTTGGTAGGAACTATTGAGGAAGCAATTGAGAAGGGTAAGAAATTGATGGCAGAGGCGTAA
- a CDS encoding leucine-rich repeat domain-containing protein has product MRIFLLLLFCLASSSVSSQNWNLEALETEIYQYTSLEEALAAPRDSVYSLKLKDRLREVPPEVFTAFPNLQWLDLSKNRLTEIPKSVGLLKNLKKLILYKNKIVSLPAEIGELENLQELIINQNELESLPMEIGNLKKLRYLDMWSNNITRLPGSVAEMYALEEIDLRVIVMTQSEQEDIKILLPNVKVQMDSHCNCGN; this is encoded by the coding sequence ATGAGGATTTTTCTGCTGCTCTTATTTTGTCTTGCAAGCAGTTCTGTTTCATCTCAGAATTGGAATCTAGAAGCCCTCGAAACGGAGATCTACCAATATACCTCGCTCGAAGAGGCACTTGCCGCTCCGCGAGATAGCGTCTACAGTTTAAAACTAAAGGACAGGCTCCGCGAAGTTCCGCCAGAAGTATTCACCGCGTTTCCAAATCTGCAGTGGCTGGATCTGAGTAAGAATCGCTTGACGGAGATTCCGAAGTCGGTCGGTTTGTTAAAAAATCTTAAAAAGCTCATTCTTTATAAAAACAAAATCGTGTCGCTTCCAGCAGAGATCGGTGAACTCGAAAACCTTCAGGAATTGATCATCAATCAGAACGAATTGGAGTCGTTACCGATGGAGATAGGAAACCTCAAGAAATTGAGGTATTTAGATATGTGGAGCAACAATATCACACGTTTGCCGGGTTCTGTGGCCGAAATGTATGCACTCGAAGAGATCGATCTTCGCGTGATCGTGATGACCCAATCGGAGCAGGAAGATATTAAGATTCTATTGCCAAATGTGAAGGTTCAAATGGACAGTCACTGCAATTGCGGCAACTAG
- a CDS encoding bifunctional riboflavin kinase/FAD synthetase — MKVYHSISEFQKVKAAVVTTGTFDGVHLGHRKIIDRLNEVAQKVDGESVLLTFHPHPRMVLFPDDHGLELITTMNEKIQLLEDAGIQNLIIHPFTREFSRITSLDFIRDILVDKLGTSVLVIGYDHHFGRNREGSFEHLRESGPLYGFQVEEISVQDVDDVAVSSTKIRKALQDGDVATAEKYLSYPYQLSGTVIHGDKLGRELGFPTANIHINDPLKVVPANGVYACFVLVNGKKFKGMLNIGMRPTVEGTKRRIEVNIFNFDHDLYGLGLTLLLKDRIRDEIKFENVEQLKERLIIDRNLAEAML, encoded by the coding sequence TTGAAGGTTTACCATTCCATAAGCGAATTCCAGAAAGTCAAAGCTGCGGTTGTTACAACAGGAACCTTTGATGGCGTTCATCTTGGCCACAGAAAGATCATCGACCGTTTGAACGAAGTTGCCCAAAAAGTGGACGGTGAAAGTGTGCTACTTACCTTTCATCCGCATCCGCGCATGGTTCTTTTTCCAGACGATCACGGCTTGGAACTCATCACCACCATGAACGAGAAGATTCAGTTGTTGGAAGATGCAGGAATTCAGAATCTCATCATTCATCCTTTTACAAGAGAGTTTTCACGGATCACATCCTTGGATTTTATCCGTGATATTCTGGTAGATAAACTCGGAACTTCTGTACTGGTAATTGGCTACGACCATCATTTTGGCCGCAACCGCGAAGGAAGCTTCGAGCATTTGCGTGAGTCTGGACCGTTATACGGTTTTCAGGTAGAGGAAATTTCTGTTCAAGACGTGGATGATGTGGCAGTGAGTTCCACTAAGATCAGAAAGGCACTTCAAGATGGCGATGTAGCCACAGCCGAAAAGTACCTTTCATATCCTTACCAACTTTCAGGAACCGTAATTCATGGCGATAAGCTCGGTAGAGAACTCGGATTTCCAACGGCCAATATCCATATAAACGACCCATTGAAGGTGGTGCCAGCAAATGGCGTTTACGCTTGTTTCGTGTTGGTGAATGGAAAGAAATTCAAAGGCATGCTCAATATCGGCATGCGTCCAACCGTTGAAGGAACCAAAAGGCGGATTGAAGTCAATATCTTTAACTTCGACCATGATCTTTATGGTCTAGGGTTGACACTCCTGCTGAAAGATCGAATCAGGGACGAAATAAAATTTGAAAACGTGGAGCAGCTGAAAGAGCGACTGATCATTGATAGGAATCTTGCAGAAGCCATGCTATGA
- the atpC gene encoding ATP synthase F1 subunit epsilon, producing the protein MTLEIVTPEEKIYEGEVRHVQLPGKEGLFGILNNHAPIVSTLVKGRVKVEAADGDIQYFDIAGGVVEMNNNKVIVLAEK; encoded by the coding sequence ATGACCCTTGAAATAGTAACACCAGAAGAAAAGATCTACGAAGGAGAAGTACGTCACGTACAACTTCCTGGAAAAGAAGGTCTTTTCGGCATACTGAACAATCACGCTCCTATCGTTTCGACCCTTGTAAAAGGAAGAGTGAAAGTGGAAGCAGCTGATGGTGACATCCAATATTTCGATATAGCTGGAGGAGTTGTTGAGATGAACAACAATAAGGTGATCGTTCTTGCTGAGAAGTAA